One window of the Cryptomeria japonica chromosome 7, Sugi_1.0, whole genome shotgun sequence genome contains the following:
- the LOC131060175 gene encoding COP1-interactive protein 1, which translates to MKKGGDKQSHSWWWHSHISPKGSKWLEENLEGMDANVKTMLKLIEEDGDSFAKKAEMYYKKRPELISLVEEFYTMYRSLAERYDHVTGELKKNVPSSVKKEYGLNDDSPPSSQDGKKTKKKHRAAKFDFLLGSSSTDHSQKNENSGDDSSSSSRSDTESKKSLGPHLELQRLTEENERHRSELEKGLEENEVLQQKTNYLEECILRFKEENEILKNKEAGHLGQMSSLDKQIAILQTQNDDLQSQIKSMVARVEESAGQNRILQKEDERLTEELQAQTKVVQVLEMEIQDLQRKLYTSQEENATLKLELEGYQQNYEMAESRHRDVENDFSTQKSQFDALQAEIEDSKHKLSTADEENNALRVQNDTHIQNLSHAEAEIKHLEEEVSNLQGEKDKLTVEALVINAREQGLEEKVSMLQEENNRLRQQLSIMQQSMKDSQQEISRLSLEKEDIKNEASLQLELLESQTKQLQQELQSKNDAVEVSKKHVEELKLELLNSQSEMATLMREHDVVNGRSKDLGKELLDMQEEIQKQKQENSIKTQNLNDLELLHSSLTNEKERLEADLLLKADILGDMKRKLNDLIEQNQMLSRTLDASVQEQKDQIQSLEMKMQDLQRKLHTSQEENGTLKLELEGCQQNYGTAESRLRKIESASSTQKSQMDVLQVEIEDIKHKLSTADEENNALRVRNDIGIQKLNHAEAEIKHLEEEVLKLQGEKDNLTVEALDINAHKQGLEEKVSILQEENNRLRQQLSIMQQSLKDSQQVISCLSTEKDDIKNETSLQLELLESQTKQLQQELQSKNDAVEVSKKHAEELQLELLNSQTEMTTLMREHDVVNGRSKDLGKELLDMQEEIQKRKQENSIKTLNLNELEVLHYSLTNEKERLEAELLLKADILEDRERKLNDLIEHNQMLSIKLDASAQEQKDQIHSLQETISAQLDQNRKMSEQLLQTTEKYSMLEMRSRDLNEENGQLYSKLASAKEVIQNCEQEVQILRTEKTALESELISGREQVHVLKLKCKFDNENEEGITVQLEDGAEQQKTLAEEFVHLQQLILSMKEENMRITAELHQGVEDCQKHKAELEEMQNELISISSENNSLKLEIANKEKLVEKLERDIAYLQAESSTFKNEMSDAIEQVQVLENECRELRNNIQEVSDKNLMLQTSVQNLQQDNRNLKQELQIACNKGEDLQVSISLINKDLLQLQDKNTSLEKDVSSSDEIIKSLMDRAEMLHSKNDNLEAEVKLLSNQKEKLEEDLSSFRELKAELEGQVTSWSARAMSLESDVVELQENKSRLENLSEKQEMNMENLRKEIENAKSQKAEVLSNHQRDMEELEFNMTRIHQLQEKLSELEVENNQLKDLVSVKVDIIKKLEIRVSSLEQENLTLNSDVGSLTEQIQNLQLVVNELKDFKEKTSQAIVIDHEHSQRLELMIQDLEDLNKNLKLEKATLEADHHVVCEELRTCQSMLEKLKEEHSQLLEEKTSLVSNIASKLTCISNLEEDINSWSNFGAKLQEKLEYVQDEKRNVESELMKKIGRLDADVQMLEETISTLQEENIELRAEYQIVGEECQSLQRRLKDLEDVNMALEQETATLKLDIRRLQKEKDHLQQEALERTQDMKKLEAMVNSVEENNKMLQAEVKSGTENFMGLKKHLEDMHLEHVSLISASKDDGRQMEELQKETKALKDEIERQNIIIFDRAEEKREAIRQLCFAVDHFKHNYKDLQRILSTLVQNQNRTAVPQSVRSSV; encoded by the exons ATGAAGAAGGGTGGAGATAAACAATCCCATTCTTGGTGGTGGCATAGTCATATCAGTCCAAAAGGTTCTAAATGGCTCGAAGAAAATTTAGAAG GGATGGATGCCAATGTGAAGACAATGTTGAAACTGATTGAAGAAGATGGGGATTCCTTTGCTAAGAAGGCAGAGATGTATTACAAGAAAAGGCCTGAACTCATCAGCCTCGTTGAAGAGTTTTATACAATGTATCGCTCATTAGCAGAGCGCTATGACCACGTAACAGGTGAGCTCAAGAAAAATGTCCCATCTTCTGTCAAAAAGGAGTATGGTTTAAATGATGATTCGCCACCAAGTTCTCAAGATGGAAAGAAGACTAAAAAGAAACACAGAGCAGCAAAGTTTGATTTCTTACTTGGGTCAAGCAGCACAGATCACTCTCAGAAAAATGAGAACAGCGGTGATGACTCTTCAAGCAGCAGCAGATCAGATACAGAATCCAAGAAATCGCTAGGGCCTCATCTTGAACTGCAGAGGTTGACAGAGGAGAATGAACGACACAGATCTGAGTTGGAGAAAGGCCTAGAGGAGAATGAGGTTCTTCAGCAAAAGACCAACTACTTGGAGGAATGCATCCTCCGGTTTAAAGAAGAGAATGAGATTCTAAAGAATAAGGAAGCAGGTCACTTGGGCCAGATGTCTAGTTTAGATAAGCAGATTGCCATATTGCAAACTCAGAATGATGACCTACAATCTCAAATTAAGTCTATGGTTGCACGAGTTGAGGAATCTGCAGGACAAAACAGAATCTTACAGAAAGAAGATGAACGATTGACAGAAGAATTGCAAGCACAGACCAAAGTAGTCCAAGTGCTTGAAATGGAGATTCAGGATCTGCAAAGAAAACTGTATACCTCGCAGGAAGAGAATGCCACTTTAAAACTTGAATTAGAGGGATATCAACAGAATTATGAAATGGCTGAAagtaggcatagagatgttgaaaaTGATTTCTCTACTCAGAAGAGTCAATTTGATGCGCTACAAGCTGAGATTGAGGATAGTAAACACAAACTATCAACAGCGGACGAAGAGAACAATGCATTGAGGGTGCAAAATGACACTCATATTCAGAATCTAAGTCATGCAGAGGCAGAGATCAagcatttggaagaggaagtctcaAATCTCCAGGGTGAAAAAGATAAATTGACTGTGGAGGCTTTAGTTATCAATGCACGTGAACAAGGTTTGGAAGAAAAGGTTTCCATGTTGCAGGAAGAGAACAACAGGCTCAGGCAACAATTGTCAATTATGCAGCAAAGCATGAAAGATAGCCAGCAGGAAATATCTCGTTTGTCATTGGAAAAAGAGGATATTAAAAATGAAGCTTCTTTGCAGCTGGAACTACTGGAAAGCCAGACTAAACAGTTGCAACAGGAATTACAGTCTAAAAATGATGCAGTTGAGGTCAGCAAGAAACATGTTGAGGAACTTAAGCTAGAACTCCTCAACTCTCAGTCAGAGATGGCCACTTTAATGAGGGAGCATGATGTTGTTAATGGAAGGTCAAAAGATTTAGGTAAAGAACTTCTAGACATGCAAGAAGAAATTCAGAAACAGAAACAAGAAAATTCCATAAAAACCCAAAATCTCAATGACCTTGAACTTTTACATTCTAGCTTGACAAATGAGAAAGAACGGCTTGAAGCAGATTTGTTACTGAAAGCTGACATTTTGGGAgatatgaagagaaaattgaatgaTTTGATAGAGCAGAACCAGATGCTGTCTAGAACACTGGATGCTTCAGTCCAGGAGCAGAAGGATCAAATTCAATCTCTTGAAATGAAGATGCAGGATCTGCAGAGAAAACTGCATACCTCACAGGAAGAGAATGGCACTTTAAAACTGGAATTAGAAGGATGTCAACAGAATTATGGAACGGCTGAAAGTAGGCTTAGAAAAATTGAAAGTGCATCCTCTACTCAGAAGAGTCAAATGGATGTTCTACAAGTTGAGATTGAGGATATTAAACACAAACTATCAACAGCAGATGAGGAGAACAATGCATTGAGGGTCCGAAATGACATTGGTATTCAGAAGCTAAATCATGCAGAGGCAGAGATTAagcatttggaagaggaagtcttaAAACTCCAGGGTGAAAAAGATAATTTGACTGTGGAGGCTCTAGATATCAATGCACATAAGCAAGGTTTGGAAGAAAAGGTTTCTATATTGCAGGAAGAGAACAACAGGCTCAGGCAACAACTGTCAATAATGCAGCAAAGCTTGAAAGATAGCCAGCAGGTTATATCTTGTTTGTCGACAGAGAAAGACGATATTAAGAATGAAACTTCTTTGCAGCTGGAACTACTGGAAAGCCAGACTAAACAGTTGCAACAGGAATTACAGTCTAAAAATGATGCAGTTGAGGTCAGCAAGAAACATGCCGAGGAACTTCAGCTAGAACTCCTCAACTCTCAGACAGAGATGACCACATTAATGAGGGAGCATGATGTTGTTAATGGAAGGTCAAAAGATTTAGGTAAAGAACTTCTAGACATGCAAGAAGAAATTCAGAAACGGAAACAAGAAAATTCTATAAAAACTCTAAATCTTAATGAACTTGAAGTTTTACATTATAGCTTGACAAATGAGAAAGAAAGGCTTGAAGCTGAGTTGCTACTGAAAGCTGACATTTTGGAAGATAGGGAGAGAAAATTGAATGATTTGATAGAGCACAACCAGATGCTGTCTATAAAATTGGATGCTTCAGCCCAGGAGCAGAAAGATCAAATTCACTCTCTGCAAGAAACAATTTCGGCCCAGCTGGATCAGAACAGAAAAATGTCAGAACAGTTGCTACAGACTACGGAGAAGTATAGCATGCTTGAAATGAGATCGAGAGATCTGAATGAAGAGAATGGACAGTTATATAGCAAACTGGCAAGTGCGAAAGAAGTCATCCAAAATTGTGAACAAGAGGTACAAATTCTTAGAACTGAAAAGACAGCACTTGAAAGTGAGCTTATTTCAGGCAGGGAACAAGTCCATGTTCTAAAATTAAAATGCAAATTTGACAATGAAAATGAAGAGGGAATCACTGTTCAACTAGAAGATGGAGCAGAACAGCAGAAGACTTTAGCTGAGGAATTTGTCCACCTTCAGCAGCTTATCCTTAGTATGAAAGAGGAGAATATGCGTATCACAGCTGAACTCCATCAAGGAGTTGAAGACTGTCAGAAACACAAAGCAGAGCTAGAGGAGATGCAAAATGAGCTTATCTCTATAAGTTCTGAAAATAATTCTCTCAAACTTGagatagcaaacaaagaaaaacttGTTGAGAAGCTTGAGAGAGACATTGCTTACTTGCAGGCGGAAAGTTCAACATTTAAAAATGAAATGTCTGATGCAATTGAACAAGTCCAAGTATTGGAAAATGAATGCAGAGAGCTTAGAAACAATATACAGGAAGTTTCAGATAAGAATCTTATGCTACAGACTTCTGTCCAGAATTTGCAACAGGACAATAGAAACTTGAAACAAGAACTTCAAATTGCATGCAACAAAGGTGAAGATTTACAGGTTAGTATTTCTCTTATCAATAAAGACCTCTTACAGCTACAGGATAAAAACACCAGTTTAGAAAAAGATGTATCCTCGAGTGATGAGATTATCAAGAGCCTGATGGATAGAGCTGAGATGTTACATAGCAAAAATGACAACCTTGAGGCTGAGGTGAAACTTCTTAGTAATCAAAAAGagaagcttgaggaagatctttctTCTTTTAGGGAGCTGAAAGCTGAACTTGAAGGGCAGGTTACATCTTGGAGTGCAAGAGCAATGTCATTAGAATCTGATGTTGTTGAGCTGCAAGAAAATAAATCGAGACTTGAAAATTTATCTGAGAAGCAGGAGATGAATATGGAAaatcttagaaaagagattgagaaTGCAAAAAGTCAAAAGGCTGAAGTATTATCAAATCATCAAAGAGATATGGAGGAACTTGAATTCAACATGACTAGAATACATCAATTGCAGGAAAAGCTCTCGGAACTTGAAGTTGAAAACAATCAACTTAAAGACCTAGTCTCAGTTAAGGTTGACATTATCAAAAAGCTTGAGATACGGGTGTCTTCTTTAGAACAGGAAAATCTAACTCTCAACTCTGATGTTGGATCGCTGACGGAACAAATACAAAACCTGCAACTAGTGGTCAATGAATTGAAAGATTTTAAAGAGAAGACATCACAAGCTATTGTAATTGATCATGAGCATTCACAGAGGTTGGAACTCATGATTCAGGATCTTGAAGACTTAAATAAAAATCTGAAACTTGAGAAAGCAACATTAGAAGCTGATCATCATGTCGTATGTGAAGAGCTCAGAACTTGTCAAAGTATGCTGGAAAAGCTTAAGGAAGAACACTCTCAGTTGTTAGAAGAGAAAACTAGCCTTGTTTCAAATATTGCAAGTAAACTGACATGCATATCTAATCTTGAAGAAGATATCAATTCATGGTCTAATTTTGGGGCAAAACTCCAGGAAAAGCTGGAATATGTACAAGACGAGAAGAGAAATGTTGAAAGTGAATTAATGAAAAAGATTGGTAGGCTTGATGCTGATGTCCAGATGCTAGAAGAAACAATCAGTACCCTACAAGAGGAAAACATAGAATTAAGGGCAGAATATCAAATTGTGGGGGAAGAATGTCAGTCTCTACAAAGGCGATTGAAAGATCTAGAAGATGTAAACATGGCCCTTGAACAAGAAACTGCCACCCTCAAGTTGGACATTCGGAGACTTCAGAAGGAGAAGGATCATCTGCAGCAGGAGGCACTTGAAAGGACACAAGACATGAAAAAATTGGAGGCTATGGTGAACAGTGTAGAGGAAAACAACAAAATGCTACAAGCAGAGGTGAAATCGGGCACGGAAAACTTTATGGGTTTAAAAAAACACTTAGAGGACATGCATCTGGAACATGTCTCACTTATCAGTGCTTCCAAGGATGACGGCAGGCAAATGGAAGAATTGCAAAAAGAGACGAAGGCACTCAAGGATGAAATTGAGAGGCAAAACATCATAATTTTTGACCGAGCCGAGGAGAAAAGGGAAGCTATTCGTCAACTTTGCTTTGCAGTTGACCATTTTAAACACAACTACAAAGATCTTCAACGGATCCTTTCCACCCTTGTTCAGAATCAAAACCGAACTGCTGTCCCTCAATCAGTTCGTTCATCTGTGTAG